A section of the Salmo trutta chromosome 4, fSalTru1.1, whole genome shotgun sequence genome encodes:
- the LOC115191914 gene encoding uncharacterized protein LOC115191914, whose amino-acid sequence METLNEIDHLQSSGFGRPLPRHGLQLLHWFSNDYVTFNNDSEMVTVRNPKKKAFGFHRFFDTQLLPDQDLPCYQVGNLNAPGSENLPRDVRNNYTGHNDDSNIDRIIISMQSDRVLDRIYVTQHDHHRGAFDPQRTYRISKGLISIIRNLDLDELLEQTGYSLPCPSSMATLNEMRHLQSSGFGTPRPRHGLHLLYWFAHNYVKFNKKGEMLTVCNPEKKVFGFHQFFDKIEEHDGQCNQLLPDHGLPYYEVGNLNAPGSRNLPRYVRKNHAGHDDDSNIDRIIISMQSDRVLDRIYVTQHDHHRGAFDPQRTYRISKGLISIIRNLELDELLEETGFS is encoded by the coding sequence ATGGAGACACTGAACGAAATTGATCATCTCCAATCGTCTGGCTTTGGTAGACCCCTACCCAGACACGGCCTTCAACTCCTTCACTGGTTCTCCAACGACTATGTCACATTCAACAACGACAGCGAGATGGTGACAGTGCGCAACCCTAAGAAGAAGGCGTTCGGCTTCCACCGCTTCTTCGACACCCAACTGCTTCCAGACCAGGACTTACCATGCTACCAAGTGGGCAATCTGAATGCCCCTGGTTCTGAGAACCTACCGCGTGATGTTCGCAACAACTACACAGGACACAATGACGACAGCAACATAGACCGGATCATCATCAGCATGCAGTCAGACCGAGTATTGGACAGAATCTACGTGACCCAACATGATCATCACAGAGGTGCTTTTGACCCCCAGCGCACCTATCGCATCAGTAAGGGGTTGATCAGTATCATCCGTAATCTGGACCTGGATGAGCTCCTGGAGCAGACTGGATACTCACTTCCTTGTCCTTCCTCCATGGCCACACTTAATGAAATGAGACACCTCCAGTCATCTGGCTTTGGTACACCCCGACCTAGACACGGTCTTCATCTCCTTTACTGGTTCGCCCACAACTACGTCAAATTCAACAAAAAGGGTGAAATGTTGACAGTGTGCAACCCTGAGAAGAAGGTGTTTGGCTTCCACCAATTCTTTGACAAGATAGAGGAGCATGATGGCCAGTGTAACCAACTGCTACCAGACCATGGTTTACCATACTACGAAGTGGGCAATCTGAATGCCCCTGGGTCTAGGAACCTACCGCGTTATGTCCGCAAAAACCACGCAGGACACGATGACGACAGCAACATAGACCGGATCATCATCAGCATGCAGTCAGACCGTGTATTGGACAGAATCTACGTGACACAACATGATCATCACAGAGGTGCTTTTGACCCCCAGCGCACCTATCGCATCAGTAAGGGGTTGATCAGTATCATCCGTAATCTGGAGCTGGATGAGCTCCTGGAGGAGACTGGATTCTCTTAA